The DNA region CGTGATGGTCTATGCCTTCTCTTCGGAGAACTGGAAGCGCGATCCTAGTGAGGTTTCCTACCTCATGGATCTCTTCCGGGAAGCACTGCGCAGTGTGGAGGAACTTAATGAGAGGGGTTCATTTCGAATTCTTGGCGACACCTCTCGCTTACCGGAGGATATCCAGGACATGGTCAAAGAGGTAGAAGCGCGTACGGCCGGGAAAGAAGGTCTCACGCTCGCTCTCGCCATCTCCTATGGCGGTCGCGATGAAATACTTCGTGCAGTGAAGAGTATGGTCGAAGAAAAAATCTCAGAAGAGGGGGTGACCGAAGAATCCTTTGCTGCGCATCTCTCCACTCACGGCTTGCCGGATCCGGACATGATCATCCGTACGAGCGGGGAACAGCGTCTCTCCGGCTTCCTCCCATGGCAGTCTGTGTATAGCGAATTCTTCTTCCCAAAAACACATTGGCCCGCGCTTACTAAAGAGGAATTTCTTGAAATGATAGAAACATATGGCAAAAGACATCGCCGCTTCGGCGCCTGATATACCGGTAGTCTATGAAGACGAAGATGTGGTGGTGATAAATAAGCCGGCAGGGCTTCTGGTGCATCCTGATGGTAAATCCACAGAGCCTACAGTGTGCGACTGGGTGCTTGCTCACTATCCTCAGATGGCAGGCGTTGGGGAGCCGCTCGTGCTTTCTTCGGGTGTCGTGATCGATCGTCCGGGCATCGTGCATCGCATCGATCGGGAGACGTCTGGAGCTCTCGTCATTGCCAAGAATGAGAAGACTTTTAATTCGCTCAAGCAGCAGTTCAAGGACCACGTGGTGGAGAAGCGCTACCGCGCCTTCGTCTATGGAAAGGTGATGCGCGCTTTTGGCACAATCGACCGGGCATTAGGGCGCAGCAAGAAGGATTTCCGACAGTATACTGATCCACTCCATGCTCGTGGCGAGATGCGCCCGGCGCTGACCCACTTCGCCCTCCTTAAGGCGGGGGAGAAGTTCTCATATCTCGAAGCCTCTCCTAAGACCGGGCGTACCCATCAGATCAGGGTCCACCTCAAGTCCATCCAGCACCCCATCGTCTGCGACCGAGTATACGCGGGGGATCGTCCTTGTGAGCTCGGCTTCGGCAGGCTAGCCCTCCATGCTCATACGGTCGCTTTTACCCTCCCGGGAGGTCGCAGGGTTTCTGCGGAGGCCCCTCTCCCTGAGGACTTCCTTAGGGCCGAGAAACTCATCTAGATCCTGTTGCAGGGCCGCTCCCTGTGTGTTAGAGTCTCCCGCATGACCAGACTCGGAGTCACTCCGGTAGCCATTGAAGAGCGCAAGAAGCTCGACCTTCGTTCGGGCGATACTGTGCGCGTGTGGCAGAAGATCGTGGAAGGCGGCAAGACCCGCCTCCAGGCCTTTGAAGGCCTCATCCTCGCCGTGAAGCATGGCGAGGAGATCGGCGGCACCTTCACTGTGCGCAAGGTAGCGAGCGGTGTTGGCGTGGAGAAGATCTTCCCGCTCTATTCTCCGCTCATCGATCGCGTGGAGGTGGTGCGCCGCGCTAAAGTGCGTAGGGCTAAGCTCTACTACATCCGCGACAAGGCTTCCCGCGAGATTCGCCGCCAGATGCGCAACGAGCGCACGGTGAAGGCCGTTCCGGTAGCTAAGGCGGAGAAGGAAGAAGCGTCTGAAGAGAAGTAGGAAAGAAAAGAGCCCTCGAGGGCTCTTTTAAAAATAGAGAACTGTATTATAGTAGGACGGTTCTCGCATCTGCCCAGGTGGTGTAATTGGTAAACACGTACGCTTGAGGTGCGTATGCCGAAAGGCGTGGAGGTTCAAGTCCTCTCCTGGGCACCAGTAAAGCCGGCGAAAGCCGGCTTTTGCGTGCCTGGGTTCTTTCCTCTTTACGTATTTTCATAACCCTGTAATCTCCTCTGTATGATCATCGGCATCACCGGCACTATCGGAGCAGGCAAGGGTACCGTTGTCGATTATCTGGTTAAGGAAAGGGGCTTCAAACATCATTCTGCTCGAGCCATGATTCTTCGGGAGATAGAGCGCCGCGGGCTCCCAAGGGACCGCGATAGCATGAGACTTGTTGCTAATGAACTGCGCCAGAGTGGCGGGCCTTCTGCCGTGGCCGAAGCCCTCTTGAAGGAGGCAGAAGAAGACGGAGGCGATGCCATCATTGAATCTTTACGAGCGATCGGTGAAGCGGAGTTCCTGAAGCCTCGAGGAGTGAAGATTCTGGCGGTGGACGCTGATCGTCCTGTTCGTTACGAACGAGTAGTGCTTCGGGGTTCCGAGACAGATCATATTTCTTTTGAAGAATTCTGCGTGCAAGAAGATCGGGAGATGGCTTCGACGGAGCCGTGGGACATGAATATCTTTGGAGTCATGGAGCGCTCTGACGTGACAATTCTCAATAATGGCACTCCGGAAGAACTTTTTATCCAAGTGGACAAGATGCTTGCTGAGCTCGGCTATTCTAAATAAAAATTTTTATCATGCTCTATACCGGGAAAGGGGATAAAGGGGATACGGGGTTTTTCGCCTCAAGTCAGCGGATCTCCAAGAGTTCGGCTATTGCGGAGTCCCTCGGCTCACTTGATGAAGTAAATTCCTTTTTGGGTTTCGCTAAGCTCAAGAGTAGGGAAGCAGGCTTCGCCCTCTCCTCCGGGACGCTCTTTGAGGACGTCGCTCACGATCTCCAGCAGAGCCTCTTCATCGTGCAGGCCGAGATCGCGGGTACTCCCATGTCGGTGCCGGAAGCCAAGGTGCGCCAGTTGGAAGCGTGGATCGGGGAGATTGAGAAAGAGCTGCCCCCTATCCGCACCTTCTTCATCTCTGGCGGAACGGAGCTCTCTTCTCTTTTCGACTTTGCGCGTACGCTTGCCCGTCGGGCCGAGCGTCGCGCGGTAGAGGTGAAGGAGTCCGGCAAGGAGCTCGGGGAATGGACGCTCGCCTTCCTCAATCGGCTTTCAAGCATGCTCTATGCGCTCGCTCGACTTTCGAATCATAAATCTGGTATAACGGAGCAGCCTCCGACGTACCGGTAGGCTTCGGCAACATGGTGCCTATGGTGTAACGGTTAACACTAGAGCTTGTGGAGCTCTCAATCAGGGTTCGATTCCCTGTAGGCACCCATAAATACAAAAAGACCCTTTCTGG from Candidatus Parcubacteria bacterium includes:
- the uppS gene encoding di-trans,poly-cis-decaprenylcistransferase, whose protein sequence is MSQEEAVIPKCVGIIMDGNRRWAKEQGLPTLEGHRAGYQKLKDFLKWNDELGVKCVMVYAFSSENWKRDPSEVSYLMDLFREALRSVEELNERGSFRILGDTSRLPEDIQDMVKEVEARTAGKEGLTLALAISYGGRDEILRAVKSMVEEKISEEGVTEESFAAHLSTHGLPDPDMIIRTSGEQRLSGFLPWQSVYSEFFFPKTHWPALTKEEFLEMIETYGKRHRRFGA
- a CDS encoding RNA pseudouridine synthase, translating into MAKDIAASAPDIPVVYEDEDVVVINKPAGLLVHPDGKSTEPTVCDWVLAHYPQMAGVGEPLVLSSGVVIDRPGIVHRIDRETSGALVIAKNEKTFNSLKQQFKDHVVEKRYRAFVYGKVMRAFGTIDRALGRSKKDFRQYTDPLHARGEMRPALTHFALLKAGEKFSYLEASPKTGRTHQIRVHLKSIQHPIVCDRVYAGDRPCELGFGRLALHAHTVAFTLPGGRRVSAEAPLPEDFLRAEKLI
- the rplS gene encoding 50S ribosomal protein L19; this encodes MTRLGVTPVAIEERKKLDLRSGDTVRVWQKIVEGGKTRLQAFEGLILAVKHGEEIGGTFTVRKVASGVGVEKIFPLYSPLIDRVEVVRRAKVRRAKLYYIRDKASREIRRQMRNERTVKAVPVAKAEKEEASEEK
- a CDS encoding AAA family ATPase, whose product is MIIGITGTIGAGKGTVVDYLVKERGFKHHSARAMILREIERRGLPRDRDSMRLVANELRQSGGPSAVAEALLKEAEEDGGDAIIESLRAIGEAEFLKPRGVKILAVDADRPVRYERVVLRGSETDHISFEEFCVQEDREMASTEPWDMNIFGVMERSDVTILNNGTPEELFIQVDKMLAELGYSK
- a CDS encoding cob(I)yrinic acid a,c-diamide adenosyltransferase, translating into MLYTGKGDKGDTGFFASSQRISKSSAIAESLGSLDEVNSFLGFAKLKSREAGFALSSGTLFEDVAHDLQQSLFIVQAEIAGTPMSVPEAKVRQLEAWIGEIEKELPPIRTFFISGGTELSSLFDFARTLARRAERRAVEVKESGKELGEWTLAFLNRLSSMLYALARLSNHKSGITEQPPTYR